The nucleotide window taaaaaagaATCAAAGAAATTAATCGATGTTTTTGAAAACACTCATTTTCCTCCGGCAAAACTAATTTTAACTGTGTAAAAAATGAATTTACAACTTGTAGGTTAAGGCGTATATTGAATatgtttaaaagaaaattatgatatatatatatttttatttgaggtctatttttcttaattttcaaGAGGCGAAGTTGTTAATGTAATATTTTTACAATCTCGATCTTCTCTAATAATTCCCTTTCAATTGATAATAATAGGGCCATCTTATTTAATCTTTCTCGATACATTATTGATCTTAGATAAAGTTTTATCAATTATAGTTTTAAAAAAACTTCTTTTCTTTGAGGCAATTGCTATAGGAAAACTCTACTTTTATACTAAAAGtaccaaaaaatattaaatacGTACAAATTTATTATTTCTAAAAAATTAGGACCCTTCAAATTTGGATGCCTAAGGTACTAGCCTTACTTGCGATAACTTAGAGGCTAGAGCCGGCCCTGAATAAGTATCTAGAAGGTATGTATgctaatttattttggaaaatagattcaataagtatttttataaaaaattatttatcatACCGGATCTTAAGTTGAACGAAGACTAATCCATCCAATATAACCGAATCACTTTTTCCGTCAACTACAAGAATGTGATATTTTACTGATTCACAGTTTTGGGATatcaaatcaacaacaacaacaacaatcttgAGAAAGAGaccctacaacaacaacaacaacaacccagtataatcccatttaGTAGGGTctgacccagtataatcccacttagtggggtctggggagggtagtgtgtacgcaaactttacccctacaacaacaacaacacctcTACCCTAGGGtaaagagactgtttccaaatagacccccgacatccttccctccaagaacttcccaccttgctcttggggagactcgaactcacaacctctcggttggaagtgggggttgcttaccatcaaagcaacccctcttgtcttcagagactcgaactcacaaccccTCTTTTGGGATATCAAATCGTAGTATCTATTTACCATACATCTCTGGATCCCGAATACAAAATTCCGTGGAAATTCCCTCACGTACCAGAGAAATATGAATTTCCCattgtttttcttttcccttttgctTTTCTTAGTGTTTCTTTAAAagatactttttttctttttttacaatAGCTCAAAGCCACTATATTGGATTAACATGTGAATGCAGAGTTGTAAGGACCTTTATCCAAGCGTCAACTACGTTTCAAGACTCTTTAAAAGGCCTCTCATGGCTTGCATTTTCTCTGTGTATGAGCAACTTCTTAATGTAATTTTACCTGATTTGCGCCATATAACTGGTCTGATTTGATCATTCACTGCATTTTGCAGGAAAAATGTAGTGCTTTATCGCCTAATCGAGACACGACTAGCAAATAATATCCGTTTAATTTGTTCATTTCACAACTCTGAATACTACAAGGATACGAGGGGCTTCTTCTCtgccaaaaaaatataacattAACAGTGAATCTAGCTCTAGTAACCAAAAAACAAGAGGACATTGAGAATACAACCTCCTCGCTATTGGGTTCTGGTTCATCTCTTGGGTTCCCTCTCATTTTATACATACTCCAACACAGCACTTTGCTAACTACATCTGCACATCTTATTTATCTGTATTAGGAAAGGAACAGTTATACAGTTGAATCTATTCGCTACATCTATACAGCTTTTCCAGCTAGAAATGAAATTTTATGTAGCGATACTCAAATATACTCAACGACTAAATGGATATGAACTCATTCTCGGGTCATGAGGAATTACGGTTGCAGAGGTTGTAACCAGATATGAGGGAGCTAAAGGCAAAGGCTATAAAAGCCAGGAAGGATAACCCAATAGATGCTGTTGCCATCTCCGTAAACTCATCTTTTCCCCAATTTGAAATCCAGTCATCTGCCCTCGTTGCAGCACAAGAAGATGCTGACATAAGAAGATAAGCCAATATCTGTACAGAAAAGCAAGAATTTTGAGAGCCAGTAATACATAAAACAGCAACAGAAGTAAGAAGCAGAATAGTGGTCAGGATTCAAAACAGTTGTTCTATCACCACTATGAATTAAGGAAAGATTTTTAAGGCGCATATTTTACTTTTGTAGGAAGTTCAGCATAAGAACATCTAAATTCTCCTGCATGCATGAAAACCACAGCTTATTGACTTAGCTAGTTTTCCCATTAAATtctaaaattgttcaaaaacaCTATATTCGCATCCCGAAAACCAGAACATGCTAAAATATGCTGCAACCTAACATCTCCTAATAAGGTTTCTCCTAGTGAAAACAGGAAAATTGAGAATAATTTTGTTAGCCAGCAGGCATGCTAGGAAATACCTTTCATATATGACAAAGGATTTATGGTAACATATATGAATTTTTGAAACTCAACGAAGTGTACCATGTTTGAAGTCTTTCAGATAAAAGTTGAGGAACATTATCAGATAAAAAGACattgattttctttatttaaatagtTTCGTGGTTACTACGAATTGACGAGCTGAAGGTtgcggggggaggggggagggggggtatATCTTCATCTACATCAGTGATGAAAGCCTTAGTCGTTAAGACGTGATCTAAACGAAATGATTTGTGCCACAAAGCTTATTCATTGAGAGTATATCACATTCAATTCATATCAAGATAGTTTCATACTTCTGCATACAACAGAGCTCTCATGATAAATTAAATTGACCGGTGAAAACATAGAATGAGTGAAGTATAGgccaccccccacccccccccaAAAAAGGGAGTATAGTAGATGACCCGTATCTCTTTTATCGGGTTCACCTCACCAATCTCTCTTTTTAGCATGACTGGCATACTAGAATTTACATTGATTGTATCGCTGATCCCTTGTAAAGGCCTCTCAGACATCCTATCTCATATAGTGCAACCACACATAACCTTGGTCTTTAAATGCTGAACTAGGTATTGTAAAGTGTAAATGAGGCATCAACATGATTTTCTTATCTGCTAGCTCCTAAGAACAAAAGTTTTTCTTCAGAACAAAACCACAACAAGAACTTAGAGGACTCTGATCTAAAATGCACTAAGATGCTCCAAAAAGCTTGGACTATTTGAAAAGGTCAAGGAATGCCATTTTTCTCCAAAGAAGCAGCTTATTTGACTTTGTAGATAATAGAGTGAAATCATCATGACTTACACCTTCTGTTTAGCAGCATAGTAACAGCCACTATGAAGAAGTAACATCCAATTCCAACCCAAGTATCAAAACCAATACTTAAACTAGAATAAATGTTGCCCAAATAGACAAGTTTAAAAAAGCATTACTTGCCTGATCCATCGAGAAATCAAAATGATATCGCACGTGGTGAGAGAAAAAGTGTTTCCAACTTGCCAAATTGTATGCTAGATCACACGCTTGAAATGCAGAGTATACAAATCCAATAATATTAACAGCGACGCAATACCTGTGACATAATATAAAAGGTCTTAACATCACAAAATGTCACGGAAAGTAGTTATaggaaaataataaatgagaACCAGGGAATTAGTAGCTGCCAACTATAATTAATACGCATATTTAATACAGTACTatgtaaaaataaggaaaagaaaattaagACCTGTACTCCTTGTACCGATCATAAGAGTCACCGCTCCAACCTTCAGTTTTATCAGATACCATGATCGAGAAAGAAATACAGCACAAAATTAACTcacaaaccctaaaccctaacgccgccctgtTCAGCATCAGTTCCCTCTTCGAACGCCCTGGTGTCCTCGGAGGCGGCCTCTCCCCTCCGGCTAACTCTCCACCTTCCACGTCACCGCCGCGAACCGGCCCCACTTTCGTCACCCCAGCAGTCATATCCTCCCTAACCGCCCTACTAAAATTCATCGTCCGCGCCGAATTCCGATCCTTGTTGCCGGCTTCCGACGGTGGAGTAGGTGTCGGAGGTAAGCTTAAATTCTCCCAGGAAGGTTTACGGGGAGATCGAAGTGGAGAGTAATATTTGTCGACTGATACCAAGGCTTTTGAGGACAGAGACTTGGTCGAGCGTTGATCGGGAAAGGGTTCATCGGAACGGAGAGGTGAGTCGGATCGGAGAGGTGAGTGAAACGAGTCCATTTGACTCACCTGTGAGTCGGTGTCCGACATTGATATGTGACTATTCTGCCTGTGAAAATTCCGGTGGTGGTTGCTGTGATTGGAGTTGGAACTTGAATTGGAATTGGAATTGGAATTCGATTTGAAATTGGATTTCTCCATATTTGAGTTTACCGGGAAATATTTGAGCTTTATTATTGAgagagaaacagaaaaaagtacAGTAGGAAAATAATGGAACTGCGGGCTCTCCCTCTCTCTGTCTATTCATAGTTATAGTGGGTTTTTTGTACCAAATGAGACACTGCCACGTGTTACATATAAAAGAAATTGCTGAGGTGACTAGGAATGGTAGTGGTTAATAAAGCTAACCATAGTCCGTATCCGTTAAGAATTTCAGCTCTACGTTAAATTGTCTGCATGAATCTTTCTGGCAAGTGATTCTTTACGTAGTGTCCATAAATCACATTTGCAGGTTATAGCACGATGCCCTTTGatagaagttttattttgtgtctcgtgCAACtaacactagttgtatgaggctcctttttgtctcacaaatttaTGGACTCAAATCTTACACTTCTAGATCCATAAAAATTTGGGTCCACAAAATTATGAGACAAAAAAGATGTCTCGTACAACTAATattagttgtatgagacacaaaataaaatttttcccTTTGATTGATTGCAACTCTTAttaacttttcttttttcctcaTTACTAGTAACTTTTTTCCAATTGATTTGCCTTCGATAATTTCGAGAAAAAAATAGTATATATTTTGATTGGTATAGTCGTAAGACTCAAAGTTTAGACAGTTGCATTGGTCGATTTGGAGCGCACATCTTGACTTTTAGTGTTCTGTCTTTGTTCGATTTTTGCTCCAGCATTTAGTTAAATTTTTATTCGACAATGATGCTCTGCCACTTTTAAATCCTGAGTCTTGCCTCTGcacactgtatgagtctgaaTTTGACCGACCACGACCTACAGTGAGCACGACAAACGATCGAGCACCCGCGAGTCGACGCCCAGAGGGATAAGACCTTGTGGTAAAAGAAGGGACAATACGACCTCGGCAGTAGAGTAAGCCCATTGGGAGATATGGAGAATATTCCTTAAAATATTCTTTGCATGTCGTTCCTACGATTGGAAGGAACTCCTCAGTATATAATAGGGATGAGAGCCTTGTAACAAGGGAAGAACACTTTGTGAAACTCACCAAACTTGAATGAAAAGAAAGTTTACAACTCTCTTCTCTCTATTATTATCATCCTATAGTTTATTATCTTCAGctacgatttaccccttcatctttgattgatttgttcaaaaaagattttaatattttttgagtcaaacaattcggcaccgtctgtggggatttccatAGCTGAAATCATAGTTCTCATCTAGGATCTTGAAAGTGACGATTACTGCTCTTTAAACCTCATAAAAACCAACAATGGTGGAAAAGGAAGCGAGGCTGAAGGCGATAGCAGATGTCTCAAATAATCTCCCGAACTTCCTCAACAAAGTAGGTGGAGAAGACACTAAAAATAAAACACCAAGAGTTACACCGGAGGGGGAGATCTCACTTCTCCCATACGGGGATCTAACGATCTTGCGCGAAAGGGGAGCCTCAACGTCCACGGTGGGGGAAACACCACCAGTAGTCAAAAAACTGCTAGAAGAATGGTTGACGAGTGCTCTGAATAACATGCTCGAAAAACCTCCTCAAGGAGATGTCGAAGACTTGCCACCTACAGAAATCGCAGCTACCACCAATGAGCGGAGTGCTACGCGAATGGGTAACACCCGCACTGTCACCAATGCAGATGCACTCATGGCCgtcttaaagaaaatggaagagatggaaaaCGAGAACAAAACACTCCGTGATCAAATGAAGGAGCATCAGGAGAGGGTTGACAAAATACCAGGCACTCCTAAGCTATTACCAAAATGCGATGTGGGCCGATTCGTCGAACAGCCATACAAAGACGGGGCTGCTCCTCATCctattccaaaaaccttcaagatGCCGTCATACTTGAAAATAACGACGGGACCATGGACCCGGAGGATCATCTAATCCATTATGTTATTGCGGTAAAGGGCAACAATCGGTCAAAGGAACAGGTACCATCTATGCTACTAAAAAAGTTCGGTGAGACCTTGATAGGGGGATCCTAGCTACCAGCGCGATCGATATCAACCTTTGAAGAGATGGCGGATAAATTCGCCACCGCTCATGCAGGGGCGAAGAAGGCTGAAGCTAGGGTCAATGATATCTTCGCTATCAGGCAAATAGAGGGCGAGAGACTTAGGGATTTCCTGGCCCGATTCAATAGAGTAAGGATGAGCCTGCCAAACGTGTCAGAAGGGATGGCAGTAGCAgcctttcaaaatgggttaaacagGAAAGGATCAAAGGCAACCAAAAAACTTCTCAGTAGACTCATGAAGTATCCCCCCACCACATGGGAAGAGATCCACAACGCCTATTGTGCTGAGGTAAGGGCAAATAAGGACGACCTGAACGGCCCGATTTAGCGATTAACGTCGGTTCAGACCAAGGCAAGGAGAGATCAACGTAACGATGGGTGAAGATATCAACCATCACGTTTCAATCGAGAAAGGCATCAGCCCTATGTTCGAACATCTAACCCGCCCCCTCCAAGACATACAGATGTAGTGTTATGACACACTGCACCCTTTCGAagcgaaagag belongs to Nicotiana tabacum cultivar K326 chromosome 6, ASM71507v2, whole genome shotgun sequence and includes:
- the LOC107804144 gene encoding uncharacterized protein LOC107804144 — encoded protein: MEKSNFKSNSNSNSNSSSNSNHSNHHRNFHRQNSHISMSDTDSQVSQMDSFHSPLRSDSPLRSDEPFPDQRSTKSLSSKALVSVDKYYSPLRSPRKPSWENLSLPPTPTPPSEAGNKDRNSARTMNFSRAVREDMTAGVTKVGPVRGGDVEGGELAGGERPPPRTPGRSKRELMLNRAALGFRVCELILCCISFSIMVSDKTEGWSGDSYDRYKEYRYCVAVNIIGFVYSAFQACDLAYNLASWKHFFSHHVRYHFDFSMDQILAYLLMSASSCAATRADDWISNWGKDEFTEMATASIGLSFLAFIAFAFSSLISGYNLCNRNSS